Proteins encoded within one genomic window of Granulicella pectinivorans:
- a CDS encoding dolichyl-phosphate beta-glucosyltransferase: protein MSQPRLSIVIPAYNESARIENTLARVMHCVYARNWDAEVMVVNDGSSDDTAAIVERWMLDHPRLRLIQNPGNKGKGFSVRNGLLQAAGEIVMFTDADLSSPIEEAELLIAAIDKGADVAIGSRWLDPAKQTTHQPLYRRFFGRCFNAVTRLAMGLPFKDTQCGFKAFRWPAAQVIFRLQRIERWGFDPEILFIARKLKMKVVEVPVSWGHDERSRISYLKDGMKMLEEILEIRKNYLLGRYDEAIAKKSVPARETFTGKVRS from the coding sequence GTGAGCCAGCCTCGTCTTAGCATCGTCATTCCGGCCTATAACGAGAGTGCTCGCATCGAGAACACCTTGGCTCGCGTCATGCATTGCGTCTACGCACGCAACTGGGACGCGGAAGTCATGGTCGTCAACGACGGCTCTTCCGACGATACCGCCGCTATCGTAGAGCGTTGGATGCTCGATCATCCCCGTCTCCGCCTCATCCAGAATCCAGGCAACAAGGGGAAGGGCTTCTCCGTACGCAACGGCCTCCTTCAGGCTGCCGGCGAGATCGTCATGTTCACCGACGCCGATCTCTCCTCGCCGATCGAGGAGGCCGAGCTGCTCATCGCCGCCATCGACAAGGGAGCGGACGTGGCAATCGGCTCTCGCTGGCTCGATCCCGCCAAGCAGACCACCCATCAGCCTCTCTACCGCCGCTTCTTCGGACGCTGCTTCAATGCCGTCACCCGCCTCGCCATGGGCCTTCCGTTCAAAGACACCCAATGCGGCTTCAAGGCCTTCCGCTGGCCCGCCGCGCAGGTCATCTTCCGTCTGCAGCGCATCGAGCGCTGGGGTTTCGATCCTGAGATACTCTTCATCGCCCGCAAGCTCAAGATGAAGGTGGTCGAAGTTCCGGTGAGTTGGGGACACGATGAGCGCAGCCGCATCAGTTATCTCAAGGATGGCATGAAGATGCTCGAAGAGATCCTCGAGATCCGCAAGAACTATCTGCTGGGCCGCTATGACGAAGCCATCGCCAAAAAGTCCGTCCCTGCCCGCGAGACCTTCACCGGCAAAGTTCGCAGCTAA
- a CDS encoding proline dehydrogenase family protein: MLRSFFIALSTNRTLRSFSERSSVGRAMSSRFVAGMQVEEALDVAAKLNKEGIAVSLDSLGESVSTREEAEHSASIYYDLLEAIETRKLNANVSLKLTQMGMDFDPALAEEITAGIVARAAMAQSFVRIDMEGSGLTDATLSMTQRLFLRFPGRVGTVLQAYLFRTESDAEKLIAEGIRIRLCKGAYKEPPEIAFPAKADVDANYVKLMKRLVTSRVFCGIATHDEAIVDQLREFVVANGVPKSAFEFQMLYGIRRDLQRKLVKEGYGVRVYVPFGTEWFPYFMRRLAERPANVLFLAKNFFKS; this comes from the coding sequence ATGCTCCGTTCCTTCTTCATCGCCCTCTCCACCAACCGCACCCTCCGCTCTTTCTCGGAGCGCTCTTCCGTCGGCCGCGCCATGTCCAGCCGCTTCGTCGCCGGCATGCAGGTCGAGGAGGCCCTCGACGTCGCAGCCAAGCTGAACAAAGAGGGCATCGCCGTCTCCCTCGACTCTCTCGGGGAGTCGGTCTCCACGCGTGAAGAGGCCGAGCACAGCGCCAGCATCTACTACGACCTCCTCGAAGCCATCGAGACGCGCAAGCTCAACGCCAACGTCTCGCTCAAACTCACGCAGATGGGCATGGACTTCGATCCCGCCCTGGCCGAGGAGATCACCGCTGGCATCGTCGCCCGCGCCGCCATGGCCCAGTCCTTCGTTCGTATCGACATGGAGGGCTCCGGCCTCACGGACGCCACCCTGTCGATGACCCAGCGTCTCTTCCTGCGCTTTCCGGGCCGAGTCGGCACGGTCCTCCAGGCCTACCTCTTCCGCACCGAATCCGACGCCGAAAAGCTCATCGCCGAAGGCATCCGTATCCGTCTCTGCAAGGGTGCCTACAAGGAGCCGCCTGAGATCGCCTTCCCGGCAAAGGCCGACGTCGACGCCAACTACGTCAAGCTCATGAAGCGCCTCGTGACCTCCAGAGTCTTTTGCGGCATCGCGACCCACGACGAGGCCATCGTCGACCAGCTCCGCGAGTTCGTGGTCGCCAACGGAGTCCCCAAATCGGCATTCGAATTTCAGATGCTCTACGGCATCCGCCGCGACCTGCAGCGCAAGCTGGTGAAGGAGGGCTACGGCGTCCGCGTCTACGTCCCCTTCGGCACGGAGTGGTTCCCGTACTTCATGCGCCGCCTCGCCGAGCGCCCGGCCAACGTCCTCTTCCTCGCCAAGAACTTCTTCAAGAGCTAG
- the rseP gene encoding RIP metalloprotease RseP: MSLFSHFSPEAIIELLVVLGIMVLVHEFGHFAVAKLCGIRVETFSIGFGKRLFGFRRGDTDYRLSLLPLGGYVKMAGDTPGEAPSGDPGEFNAHPRWQRILVALAGPVANFILAIAMMTALYMFHYEKPAYLDGAPMADYVPANTPAAAVGLEPGDTIVHFADQENPSWDDIGNKSLLNLNRVVPFSYMHDGKRVDTNLKIESKSTPERFTLDAVGLVPLFQKTPIQIADVGSGTPAERAGLKPKDIIQSMDGITIHSIIALQAYLQDQAGKPMELTLLRDGQKVNTTLTPEISETTGVKAYRMGIQLMAPPAEVEKHSFPQALGESVTFFTKSSLLIRDVFKGMFTRHVSVKQLSGPIGIGQMVHIAFQMKGWNPLVELMSGISINLGIFNLLPIPILDGGMILFLLIESLFRRDINQVAKERIYQAAFVCLLCFAAFVIFNDLTKLVAR; encoded by the coding sequence TTGTCTTTGTTTTCTCATTTTTCGCCCGAAGCCATCATTGAACTTCTCGTCGTCCTCGGCATCATGGTGCTGGTTCACGAGTTCGGCCATTTTGCCGTTGCCAAACTATGCGGTATCCGCGTCGAGACCTTCTCCATCGGCTTCGGGAAAAGGCTCTTCGGCTTCCGCCGCGGCGATACCGACTATCGCCTTTCTTTGCTCCCACTTGGCGGCTACGTCAAGATGGCCGGCGACACCCCCGGGGAGGCGCCATCGGGCGATCCCGGTGAGTTCAATGCGCATCCCCGCTGGCAGCGCATCCTGGTGGCACTGGCTGGGCCGGTCGCGAACTTCATCCTCGCCATCGCCATGATGACGGCGCTCTACATGTTCCACTACGAGAAGCCTGCCTACCTCGACGGCGCTCCCATGGCGGATTATGTGCCTGCGAACACCCCCGCCGCAGCAGTCGGCCTTGAGCCCGGCGACACGATCGTGCACTTCGCCGATCAGGAAAATCCAAGCTGGGACGACATCGGCAACAAGAGCCTCCTGAATCTGAACCGCGTTGTCCCGTTCTCCTATATGCATGATGGAAAACGGGTTGATACCAATCTGAAGATCGAGTCGAAGTCGACTCCGGAGCGTTTCACCCTCGATGCCGTCGGCCTTGTCCCTCTCTTCCAAAAGACTCCCATCCAGATCGCCGATGTAGGATCGGGCACTCCAGCCGAGCGCGCTGGGTTGAAGCCAAAGGACATCATCCAGTCGATGGATGGCATCACGATTCACTCGATCATCGCCCTGCAGGCCTACCTGCAGGACCAGGCCGGCAAGCCCATGGAACTCACGCTGCTGCGTGACGGGCAGAAAGTCAACACCACCCTGACCCCGGAGATCTCTGAAACGACGGGAGTTAAGGCATACCGCATGGGCATTCAGCTCATGGCTCCGCCGGCTGAAGTGGAGAAGCACAGCTTCCCGCAGGCGCTTGGTGAATCCGTCACATTCTTCACCAAGAGTTCGTTGCTGATTCGCGATGTATTCAAGGGGATGTTTACGCGGCACGTTTCGGTGAAACAGCTTTCTGGACCGATCGGGATCGGGCAGATGGTTCACATCGCCTTCCAGATGAAGGGATGGAACCCGCTGGTTGAACTGATGAGTGGTATCTCTATCAATCTAGGGATCTTCAACCTGCTGCCGATTCCGATTCTCGACGGCGGCATGATCCTGTTTCTGCTGATTGAGAGCTTGTTCCGGCGCGACATCAACCAGGTGGCGAAGGAGAGGATCTACCAGGCGGCGTTCGTTTGTTTACTATGCTTTGCGGCCTTCGTCATCTTTAACGACCTTACGAAATTAGTCGCTCGGTAG